From Cardiocondyla obscurior isolate alpha-2009 linkage group LG09, Cobs3.1, whole genome shotgun sequence, one genomic window encodes:
- the LOC139105818 gene encoding odorant receptor 82a-like, which produces MEKSKPISRSASFKKNTEYSTQLCRWFLKPIAGWPQMNDLNVAYGILGLLHVLICVTVVALIMIPCTLFVLLEDANIKIKLGTIGPLIHRIIGTVNYWMLLQHSNDIRNLIRHMESDWKIINRNQDRDVMMQHAKFGRFVAGMCGVIMHGGAFLFSIARAIKTVPVTVGNDTFRMHPMTCPLYSQIIDTRFSPVNEIALTVQFMSTFIVSSSTAGACSLAAVFAMHASGQLNVLYTWLSELEDNEKGGNSTEQKLAVIVEHHLRILSFVARVENVMNKISLIELMGCTINMCLCGYYLILAWDDFDATKITSYINVYFSMGFNIFIFCYIGEIVTEQCKYVGEMAYMTNWYNLHHKTALGLVLIIVRSSNVIKFTAGKLFHLSIATFGDVIKTSMVYLNLLRTLTM; this is translated from the exons ATGGAAAAATCAAAACCTATCTCTAGAAGTGccagctttaaaaaaaacaccGAGTACAGCACCCAGCTGTGCCGGTGGTTCCTCAAGCCAATTGCTGGCTGGCCACAAATGAACGACTTGAACGTAGCGTACGGAATACTCGGGTTATTACACGTTTTAATTTGCGTTACCGTAGTGGCACTTATAATGATACCGTGCACGTTATTCGTATTACTGGAAGACgctaacataaaaataaagctggGCACCATTGGCCCGTTAATTCACCGTATTATCGGTACGGTGAATTATTGGATGCTCTTGCAACATAGTAACGATATTCGAAATTTGATACGGCACATGGAGTCAGattggaaaattataaatagaaatcAAGATCGCGATGTAATGATGCAGCACGCTAAGTTCGGCCGCTTCGTTGCCGGGATGTGTGGGGTGATTATGCACGGTGGCGCGTTTTTGTTTAGTATAGCCAGAGCGATAAAAACCGTGCCCGTCACCGTCGGCAACGACACGTTTAGAATGCATCCAATGACGTGTCCGCTTTACAGCCAAATTATCGACACGAGATTTAGCCCTGTGAACGAAATCGCCTTGACTGTGCAATTTATGTCAACGTTTATAGTGAGTTCGTCTACTGCCGGTGCTTGTAGCCTAGCTGCCGTCTTCGCGATGCACGCTAGTGGTCAATTAAACGTACTGTACACATGGCTGAGTGAACTTGAAGATAATGAGAAAGGAGGTAATTCGACCGAACAAAAATTGGCTGTTATCGTGGAGCATCATCTTAGAATACTGAg TTTCGTAGCACGTGTAGAAAATGTTATGAATAAGATCTCTCTTATAGAACTAATGGGATGTACGATAAATATGTGTTTATGTGGATATTACTTGATTTTG GCTTGGGATGATTTCGATGCAACAAAAATCACATCTTATATTAATGTGTACTTTTCGATGggtttcaatatttttatattttgctacATCGGAGAGATCGTAACAGAACAG TGCAAATATGTTGGAGAGATGGCATATATGACTAACTGGTATAATCTGCATCATAAAACTGCACTTGGTCTCGTTTTGATTATTGTTCGATCAAGTAACGTGATAAAATTCACCGcgggaaaattatttcacttgTCTATCGCAACTTTTGGCGAT GTAATTAAAACTTCCAtggtatatttaaatttgttacgaACTCTgacaatgtaa